GAACTGCTTGTCTCAATAAGACGCGCAATGATAAGGGCTAAGGAGGGGACCATCCAGGTTACAGCGAGCGTGGGAGGAGCATTTTATCCCAGGGATGCAAAATCAAGGGAAGAGCTTATAAAAAAGGCCGACGCCGCTCTCTACAGAGCAAAAACATCGGGTCGAGATAAACTCATGCTTTCAGGGGAAGGGTAAGATGTTAACTGTTAAAAAATCCATGCCGCTCACGTTCCAATTGCTTTCAGTCTTTTTCCTTATAGCTTGCGAGCCTAAGGTTGACCCGAGAATGCTCGAACTCGAGCAGCGCATACTCCAGGAGATAAATACCTTCAGGTCGAACGAGGAAAAGCCTGTTCTTTCAGAAAACGAGAAACTATCTGAGGTGGCTAGAGAGCATTCAGAGGACATGTCCAGGAGGGATTACTTTTCCCATGACACGCCCGAGGGTGTGTCCTTCGATGAGAGGATAGCTAAGGCAGGCATCGCTTACCTTAAGGCAGGGGAGAACATCTACTACAGATTAAATCCCGATATAGAGAATCTGAGCGTTGCGGAACTTGCCTCGGGCGTCGTAGAAGCGTGGAAGAATTCCAGCGGACACAGAGAGATAATGCTCGATGCGGATTTCAACGAGGCCGGTGTCGGATGCTTTTCAGGCGGGGATGAGCTTTACGTTACGCTTGATGTGATTGAGGCTCCTTAGAACTCAAGTTTTTTATCGCGTCCTCAAGACGCCCACTTTCTTGCAGTATTCTCCTATCGAGCATTTTGAGCAGTATGGTGACACCGGAGTACATACGTTCTGGCCGTAAATCACCAGCAACCGGTTTATCTCTATCCAGTACTTTTCCGAAAGTTTTTTCCTCAATGCCATCTCGGTCTCGAAGGGCGTTTTGGTGCGTACGTATCCCCACCTGTTGACAATACGGTGCACGTGAGTGTCTACACAGATGGAAGGTTTATTGAAAACAAGACCGAGTATCAAGTTGGCTGATTTTCGGCCTATACCGGGAAGATTTAAAAGCTCCTGCATCATGTCGGGAACTATCCCGTTGTAATTCTCCATAATCAATCGTGATGTATCCCTTAAATGCTTCGCCTTCGTTTTGTAGAACCCGACAGGGTAAAGCAATTTTTCAAGTTCTTTTGCAGAAAGTGCCGCTATATCCGCAGGCGAAGAGACTTTCTCGAAAAGCCTGTCAACGACGGTGTCGGTGGTTTCATCCTTGGTTCTTGCCGAAAGAAGTACGGACACTAGAACCCTGAAGGGATTATGGTACGCATGCTGGCGTTCGGAGACTGGAGGATTATATCTCTCCGCCTCTTTCCTCAAGATTGCAATTGCTTCTGGCAGGTCTTCATTCTTCACGCGAATCTTTTGGCGTGCCTTCGGAAGATATTGATTCCTATCGCCGGTACTATAGATGCGACTGCGGCTACAATAAGGTGTATCCAGTTCAATGAGGATGTTTTGAATATCACCTGCAGAGGCGAAAGGAAAATAACGAGCGCCTGTAATGCAAGGGAGGCAAGGAAGGAGATGTTGAGAAACATGTTTTTAAACGTCTCGCGAGATATAATAAAGGATTTTTCGACCCTGAAGTTGAAGGCATGCAGTAGCTGGCTCAATACTAGAGTGGCAAAAGTGACCGTTCTTGCGATTCCAAGATCGGATTTGTAGCCTAACAGCTGCGGAAGTACGTATAATTCAAGGGCGTATGCGGCAATCACGCCCGAGGTTAATATAAGACCCTGAATGAGTATACCGAGAAGCCCCATCTGGGTTATGATTCCTTCCGACGTTTTTCTAGGCGGCTTCGCCATTAGATCCATGGTAGGTTTGTCGGTCCCAAGAGCGAGAGCCGGGAGGCCGTCCGTCACAAGGTTTATCCATAGAATCTGGATAGGGAAGAGGGGGAAGGGCATTCCGAGTAATGAGGCTATAAGCACCGAAAGAACCTCGCTGACGTTGCACGAGAGCAGAAAGTGCACGAATTTTTTAATGTTTGAGAAAATAAGACGGCCTTCCTTAATAGCCGAAACTATCGTTGCGAAGTTATCGTCGGTGAGAATCATCTGGGAGGCTTCTACGGCAACATCCGTGCCTGTTATGCCCATTGCGACGCCGATATCGGATTTCTTTAGCGCTGGCGCGTCATTGACGCCGTCGCCTGTCATCGCCACTACGTGGCCGCGATACTTCAGAGCTTCAAGAATCTTGACTTTTTGAAGAGGAGAAACCCTTGCGTACACTGCGATATCTTCTATCTTGTCGTGAAGGACCTCATCGTCGATCTCAGCGAGTTCCTCTCCGGACATTACATCGCCCTCAAGACCTATCCTTGAACCTATAGCTTTTGCAGTAGAAACGTGATCGCCCGTTATCATGGCGACGCCGATGCCCGCCTTGCGGCATTCTGCCAGGGCTGCGGCCACTTCCTTTCTAGGCGGATCGCTTTCGGCGATTATGCCGAGGAACCGCATGTCTTTTTCAAGCGAAGCATTTACTGAAGTCAAATTAACTTCCTTCTCCGCAAAACCGAGAAGTCTGAATCCGTTGCGCGAGAGTTCGTCGCAGCGTTCAAGCCATTGCTTTCGGGCTTGAGAATCGAGGTTCGCCGAGCGTGTTATTATGTTCTCCGGTGCTCCCTTTGTCATGGATATGAAACCCCTATCCCATCTGTGCAGGGTCGTCATCATCTTTCTGTCCGAATCGAACGCTATCTCATCCACTCTTGGATGCGTGCGCTTCATCTCCTCGAAGTCGAAGCCTTCGGTTTCAGCGAATCTGACGAGCGCGGTTTCTGTCGGATCGCCGGAGTACAGCTCTCCTGATTTCCTGGTATCGTTGCACAAAAGCATCGCTCTTATAAGCATGCCTTCATCCTTCTGGTGGAGAGGAATGAGTTTTTCGACCTTCATTATGTTCTCGGTCAGGGTTCCGGTCTTGTCCGTGCAGATGAAAGTAGTCGCACCAAGCGTTTCAACTGCATGCAGTCTGCGGACTATGGAACGGCGCTCTGCCATGCGTCTTACGCCCAGGGCAAGCGATATTGTTACCGCTGCAGGAAGACCCTCTGGGATGGCGGCAACGGCAAGGCTTATCGCAATAAGCAGGGTCTCGAGCCAGTTCACCTGATTGAAAAGGCCTATGAAGAAGACGAGAGCGCTGGCTCCAAGACAAATGAAGAGAATCTTTCCTCCAAGCTTCTTAAGATCCTTTTCAAGCGGGGTGGAGTCTTCCTTTTCGGAAAGGGACTCGGCAACCTTGCCGAGTTCGGTCGCTTTTGCTGTGGATGTTACAACAAGGGCGCCCCTGCCTTTTACCACGCTCGTTCCGAGAAATGCCATATTCCTTTTTTCTCCAACGAGACGGGTCTCGTGGGCAAGTTCCTGCGTTTGCTTATCAACTGCGACGGATTCGCCAGTAAGGCTCGATTCGTCTACAAGAAGATGCTTGGCATCGAAGAGCCGGCCGTCTGCCGGCACCTTGTCGCCTGCAGCAAGAAGCACTATGTCTCCGCGGACAAGCTCCTCCGTATCGACCTCTAGAATCTCTCCTGAACGAAGAACATTCGTTTTTGGCGAGGAGAGCTTTTTAAGGGCCGAAAGCGCTTTCTCAGCCCTGTATTCCTGGACAAATCCGAGTACGGAATTCAGGACGAGAATCACTCCTATCGCTCCCGCATCGAGCCATTCGCCAAGAACGAAACCGGATACAACGAGTGCAACAAGAAGAATTATGACGATGGGATCCAGAAACTGCCTGAGAAACATGACTAAAGGATTAGGAGCCTTTTCGTCCGCCCAGCGATTGGGTCCTTCAAGCGCTAGTCTTTTTTTGGCTTCTTCTTTGGTCAAGCCTGAAACAAGATCGGTTTTCAGGATTCTCGCCGCTTCTTCAGGTGAAAGGCGAGTCCAGTCCATTGCTTTCTCAGATACTATTTCGTTGATGGTACCTCCTCGGGTAACATGTGAATCTGGTATGTTTGGTTTAGCAGTTCATCAGGATTTTCGAAAACGGGCAGATGATAGATGCCTACGCAGATGAAGATATGCTTGGTATTTTTGAGCTTTGAAATCTCATCTGCGAACAAAGCTCTACTCAAGATATTAGAGGTATCTACCATATCTCTGCGAATCTGGGCAAAGACCTTCTCGGCGGAAGCCAGCCTTAGCGGACGGCTAAGGTAAGCCGTATCGTATTCAACAAGGAGACGTTCGATAGAATCCCTCGGAAAAAGACTGTAAGAGCTTATCATTGAAACATAGCTGTTTCTGGTCTTGGCAGATAGCGAGTGAAGGGATGCCGGCGTCGGAAACAAATCGTTAATTACCGCGAAGTGTATGTCCTTGAGCGTAACCATAGGCGGCGTCCCGAGCAAAAGTCTTGCCGTAACTTCAGCGCCCAAGGGCGATACGATTGGGTCGAAAGTCTTAATATTGAGCTCCTGCGCAACTCCTTTGAAGAAAAACACCTCTGGCAGTGAGGTTTCATCTTGCGCAATTCCTTCTACAAAGAATGCCCACTCACCGGGTTTTTTAATGAAAGGCAGTACGCTTC
This is a stretch of genomic DNA from bacterium. It encodes these proteins:
- a CDS encoding cation-translocating P-type ATPase; this encodes MDWTRLSPEEAARILKTDLVSGLTKEEAKKRLALEGPNRWADEKAPNPLVMFLRQFLDPIVIILLVALVVSGFVLGEWLDAGAIGVILVLNSVLGFVQEYRAEKALSALKKLSSPKTNVLRSGEILEVDTEELVRGDIVLLAAGDKVPADGRLFDAKHLLVDESSLTGESVAVDKQTQELAHETRLVGEKRNMAFLGTSVVKGRGALVVTSTAKATELGKVAESLSEKEDSTPLEKDLKKLGGKILFICLGASALVFFIGLFNQVNWLETLLIAISLAVAAIPEGLPAAVTISLALGVRRMAERRSIVRRLHAVETLGATTFICTDKTGTLTENIMKVEKLIPLHQKDEGMLIRAMLLCNDTRKSGELYSGDPTETALVRFAETEGFDFEEMKRTHPRVDEIAFDSDRKMMTTLHRWDRGFISMTKGAPENIITRSANLDSQARKQWLERCDELSRNGFRLLGFAEKEVNLTSVNASLEKDMRFLGIIAESDPPRKEVAAALAECRKAGIGVAMITGDHVSTAKAIGSRIGLEGDVMSGEELAEIDDEVLHDKIEDIAVYARVSPLQKVKILEALKYRGHVVAMTGDGVNDAPALKKSDIGVAMGITGTDVAVEASQMILTDDNFATIVSAIKEGRLIFSNIKKFVHFLLSCNVSEVLSVLIASLLGMPFPLFPIQILWINLVTDGLPALALGTDKPTMDLMAKPPRKTSEGIITQMGLLGILIQGLILTSGVIAAYALELYVLPQLLGYKSDLGIARTVTFATLVLSQLLHAFNFRVEKSFIISRETFKNMFLNISFLASLALQALVIFLSPLQVIFKTSSLNWIHLIVAAVASIVPAIGINIFRRHAKRFA
- a CDS encoding CAP domain-containing protein, producing MLTVKKSMPLTFQLLSVFFLIACEPKVDPRMLELEQRILQEINTFRSNEEKPVLSENEKLSEVAREHSEDMSRRDYFSHDTPEGVSFDERIAKAGIAYLKAGENIYYRLNPDIENLSVAELASGVVEAWKNSSGHREIMLDADFNEAGVGCFSGGDELYVTLDVIEAP
- a CDS encoding endonuclease III, which gives rise to MKNEDLPEAIAILRKEAERYNPPVSERQHAYHNPFRVLVSVLLSARTKDETTDTVVDRLFEKVSSPADIAALSAKELEKLLYPVGFYKTKAKHLRDTSRLIMENYNGIVPDMMQELLNLPGIGRKSANLILGLVFNKPSICVDTHVHRIVNRWGYVRTKTPFETEMALRKKLSEKYWIEINRLLVIYGQNVCTPVSPYCSKCSIGEYCKKVGVLRTR